One segment of Campylobacter hominis ATCC BAA-381 DNA contains the following:
- a CDS encoding ABC transporter ATP-binding protein: MNGLKGILKRFKHYFVEYKLLLFFMMIAMIFASAANGLIAWLVEPVLNKIFIEKNENLLYILPYAIIAVYTLKSVGSYFQTYLSSYIGQDIIKQIRNKLVDRLLSLDMKFFNEFRTGELISRTINDIERIRMIVSSMIPDMLVQIMSIIGLLIVVIYQNPRLAFFALVVLPIAVYPLSILAKKMKKISKKSQEKNSDISSVLNEIYSNIEIVKASNAQNLELNRFKDENQKFFKLNVKATKTNALVSPIMEIIGSIGIAIIIIVGGLEVINGAMDMGKFFSFTAALFMLYQPIKALSSIYNSLQDAIAASERTFELLDLIPSIIDGNKEFPNAANTIIFQNVSLKYNEKTALKNINFSAKKGEMFAFVGNSGGGKSSIVNLLMRFYDAGSGNILVNESDISEFSLKSLRDNIGLVTQRVYIFNDTIANNVCYGGVFDENRVINVLKMANAYDFVLNLEDGIYTKLQEFGANLSGGQRQRIAIARMLYKNPQILIFDEATSALDNTSEKAISDVIEKIRDNKIIFIIAHRLSTIANADKIAVVNNGEIAAIGTDESLSQSCEIYQKLKGKLS; encoded by the coding sequence ATGAACGGACTGAAAGGTATTTTAAAAAGATTTAAACATTATTTTGTAGAATATAAACTTTTGCTGTTTTTTATGATGATTGCAATGATATTTGCAAGTGCTGCAAACGGTCTTATAGCATGGCTTGTCGAGCCTGTGCTGAATAAAATTTTTATAGAAAAAAATGAAAATCTGCTTTACATTTTGCCTTATGCAATCATTGCCGTTTATACGTTGAAAAGTGTCGGATCTTATTTTCAAACATACCTAAGCTCATATATAGGTCAGGATATAATTAAACAGATTAGAAATAAGCTTGTGGATCGTCTTTTAAGCCTTGATATGAAGTTTTTTAATGAGTTTAGAACAGGCGAGCTGATTAGCAGAACGATAAACGATATTGAGCGCATTCGTATGATTGTAAGTTCGATGATACCTGATATGTTGGTTCAAATAATGTCTATAATAGGACTTTTAATCGTTGTAATTTATCAAAATCCAAGACTTGCTTTTTTCGCCCTTGTGGTTTTGCCGATTGCTGTTTATCCTCTTTCTATTCTCGCAAAAAAGATGAAAAAAATCTCTAAAAAATCGCAAGAGAAAAACTCTGATATAAGCTCCGTGCTAAATGAAATTTATTCAAATATTGAAATTGTAAAAGCAAGCAATGCACAAAATTTGGAACTCAATCGCTTTAAAGATGAAAATCAAAAATTTTTTAAGCTGAATGTAAAAGCTACAAAAACAAATGCGCTTGTCAGCCCGATAATGGAAATAATCGGCTCGATCGGTATTGCTATTATCATTATAGTGGGCGGTCTGGAAGTTATAAACGGCGCTATGGATATGGGAAAATTTTTCTCATTTACGGCTGCGCTTTTTATGCTTTATCAACCGATTAAAGCACTTTCATCTATTTATAACAGTCTTCAAGATGCAATCGCTGCCAGTGAGAGAACTTTTGAACTTTTGGATTTAATCCCGTCAATCATTGATGGAAATAAAGAATTTCCAAATGCCGCAAATACTATAATTTTTCAAAATGTCAGTCTGAAATACAACGAAAAAACAGCACTTAAAAATATAAATTTCAGTGCTAAAAAAGGCGAAATGTTTGCATTTGTCGGAAACAGCGGCGGCGGAAAAAGTTCAATTGTAAATTTACTTATGAGATTTTATGATGCCGGCAGTGGAAATATTTTGGTAAATGAAAGCGATATAAGCGAGTTTAGTTTGAAATCTTTAAGAGATAATATCGGACTTGTTACACAACGCGTTTATATTTTTAACGATACAATCGCAAATAATGTGTGCTATGGCGGCGTTTTTGATGAAAACCGTGTAATAAATGTTTTAAAAATGGCAAACGCATACGATTTTGTGTTAAATCTGGAAGATGGAATTTACACAAAACTTCAAGAGTTCGGCGCAAATTTAAGCGGTGGACAGAGACAACGAATAGCAATTGCAAGAATGCTTTATAAAAATCCTCAAATTTTAATTTTCGATGAAGCTACATCGGCGCTTGATAATACAAGCGAAAAAGCAATCAGCGACGTAATAGAAAAAATAAGAGACAATAAAATCATATTTATCATCGCTCACAGACTTTCTACGATTGCAAACGCGGATAAAATAGCAGTCGTAAATAATGGCGAAATAGCGGCAATAGGCACCGATGAAAGTCTTAGTCAAAGCTGTGAAATTTATCAAAAATTAAAAGGTAAATTAAGTTGA
- a CDS encoding quinone-dependent dihydroorotate dehydrogenase: MYSALKSVLFNFDPETAHKIGYFGMKMWDMLPGVGSLVAKNFTYSDVILEQNLFGLKFRNPIGIAGGFDKDATMILPLFELGFGHLEYGTVTPKPQPGNPKPRIFRLIEDKSIQNSMGFNSKGMNVVLNNVKKVYPFRIPLIANIGKNKVTPNDEALKDYEVLIENFNEYCDLFAINISSPNTPNLRDLQNENFIKELFCMAKEKTKKPIFIKIAPDMDIKDAINLCVSSVQNGANGIIINNTSVDYSLSPNIKQQKGGISGQLITEKSRNFFAQIAKEIYGKTTLISCGGIDSAKEAYKRIRLGANFIQIFTAFIYVGPILCKKINSELAELLRKDGFKNISEAVGADLK; the protein is encoded by the coding sequence ATGTATAGCGCTTTAAAAAGTGTTTTATTTAATTTTGACCCTGAAACCGCTCATAAAATCGGTTATTTTGGTATGAAAATGTGGGATATGCTGCCAGGAGTCGGCAGTTTGGTGGCTAAAAATTTCACATATAGCGATGTGATTTTAGAACAAAATCTTTTTGGACTTAAATTTCGTAATCCAATTGGCATTGCAGGCGGTTTTGATAAAGATGCGACAATGATTTTGCCGTTATTTGAGCTCGGATTTGGACATTTGGAATACGGCACCGTTACGCCAAAACCGCAACCGGGAAACCCGAAACCGAGAATTTTCAGACTGATTGAAGATAAAAGTATCCAAAATTCTATGGGTTTTAACAGCAAAGGTATGAATGTTGTTTTGAATAATGTAAAAAAAGTATATCCGTTTCGCATTCCTTTAATCGCAAATATAGGTAAAAATAAAGTTACGCCGAATGACGAAGCTTTGAAAGATTATGAAGTTTTAATAGAAAATTTTAACGAATATTGCGATCTTTTTGCTATAAATATCAGTTCGCCGAATACCCCTAATTTACGTGATTTACAAAATGAAAATTTCATAAAAGAGCTTTTTTGTATGGCAAAAGAGAAGACAAAAAAGCCGATTTTTATAAAAATCGCGCCGGATATGGATATAAAAGATGCGATAAATTTGTGTGTCTCATCCGTGCAAAACGGCGCCAACGGCATAATTATAAACAATACTAGCGTAGATTACTCGCTTTCTCCAAATATCAAACAGCAAAAAGGCGGCATTAGCGGACAGCTGATAACGGAAAAATCGCGCAATTTTTTTGCACAAATTGCAAAAGAGATTTACGGAAAAACGACTCTTATAAGCTGTGGCGGTATTGATAGTGCCAAGGAAGCTTATAAAAGAATAAGACTTGGTGCAAATTTCATTCAAATTTTTACAGCATTTATCTATGTAGGTCCAATACTTTGCAAAAAAATAAATAGTGAACTTGCCGAACTTTTACGAAAAGACGGCTTTAAAAATATATCCGAAGCTGTTGGAGCGGATCTTAAATAA
- the murJ gene encoding murein biosynthesis integral membrane protein MurJ, which produces MFKGFFTNSFGILTSRILGFVRDLMTAGILGAGIWSDIFFVAFKLPNLFRRLFGEGSFTQAFLPGFVAARKKGIFAASVLIKFVIFILFLTFVVFLFTAFFTKFLALGFDFKSVQMAVPYVRINFLYLIFIFAVTLFASLLQYRGHFATTAFSTALLNLSMITALFLAKGKSDEEIVLYLSIGVVIGGFLQLLVHIIALKFTGMLKILLGGFSHLFKGEKADTKGFYKNFYHGVIGSSALQISGFIDTWFASFLAFGSISYLYYANRIFQLPLALFAIALTTAIFPKISKFIKAHDEKTALNFMSKSFYFLFALLVFSTIGGIMLSFEITWLLFERGEFTRENTVECALVLSAYMIGLVPFGLAKLFSLWLYAEMKQNIAAKISVQSLFLNFACCAILVKPFGVAGLALASSISGFFLFFMNIKFFGFKNFLAIINRKKIAFIFVICIVEIAILWIFKRLINGYF; this is translated from the coding sequence GTGTTTAAAGGATTTTTTACAAATAGTTTCGGTATTTTAACTTCGCGCATTTTAGGCTTCGTTAGAGATTTAATGACAGCCGGAATTTTAGGGGCCGGGATTTGGAGCGATATATTTTTCGTAGCTTTTAAACTGCCAAATCTTTTTCGCAGACTTTTTGGCGAAGGAAGCTTTACACAAGCGTTTTTACCTGGTTTTGTAGCTGCACGTAAAAAAGGCATTTTTGCCGCTTCAGTACTTATAAAATTTGTAATTTTCATACTTTTTTTAACTTTTGTAGTTTTTTTATTTACCGCATTTTTTACAAAATTTTTAGCTCTTGGATTTGACTTTAAATCTGTGCAAATGGCGGTTCCGTACGTAAGAATAAACTTTTTATATCTTATTTTTATTTTTGCAGTTACGCTTTTTGCTTCACTTTTGCAATATCGCGGCCACTTCGCAACTACCGCATTTTCAACGGCTTTGCTAAATTTATCTATGATAACGGCACTTTTTTTAGCCAAAGGAAAAAGCGATGAAGAAATCGTGCTGTATCTAAGCATAGGCGTCGTAATCGGCGGATTTTTGCAGCTTCTGGTACATATAATCGCTTTAAAATTTACAGGAATGCTTAAAATTCTGCTTGGAGGATTTTCGCACCTTTTTAAAGGTGAAAAAGCTGACACAAAAGGTTTTTACAAAAATTTCTATCATGGCGTGATAGGATCTTCCGCGCTTCAAATAAGCGGCTTTATAGACACTTGGTTTGCAAGTTTTTTGGCGTTTGGATCAATTAGTTATTTATATTATGCAAACCGTATTTTTCAGCTTCCGCTTGCGCTTTTTGCTATTGCTTTAACGACTGCGATTTTTCCTAAAATAAGTAAATTTATCAAAGCGCACGATGAAAAAACGGCGCTGAATTTTATGAGTAAAAGCTTTTATTTTCTATTTGCTCTGCTTGTGTTTTCCACAATCGGCGGCATTATGCTCAGCTTTGAAATAACGTGGCTTCTTTTCGAAAGAGGCGAGTTTACGCGTGAAAATACGGTTGAATGTGCATTAGTGCTAAGCGCTTATATGATAGGGCTTGTTCCGTTCGGATTGGCAAAACTTTTTTCTTTATGGCTATATGCAGAAATGAAACAAAATATCGCCGCTAAAATTTCAGTTCAAAGTCTGTTTTTAAATTTTGCTTGTTGCGCTATTTTAGTTAAACCTTTCGGTGTGGCAGGATTAGCGCTTGCAAGCTCAATTAGCGGTTTTTTCCTATTTTTTATGAATATTAAATTTTTTGGTTTTAAAAATTTTTTAGCTATAATAAATCGCAAAAAAATTGCTTTTATTTTTGTAATTTGTATCGTTGAAATCGCGATTTTATGGATATTTAAAAGGTTAATAAATGGTTATTTTTGA
- the cysS gene encoding cysteine--tRNA ligase: MVIFDSVVKKKLEFIPLENDFVRIYVCGPTVYDDAHLGHAKSAISFDLLRRTLVALGFKVKFVKNFTDIDDKILKKMEDSGKSLKEITEFYISRYLDDMNALNVLRADIEPRATECIDEIIEFVEELLDNGAAYKIQGDGIYFDTSKDSDYLSLSGKKDSDENIARVASNAQKKDEKDFALWKFDEKYYKAKFGCGRPGWHTECVVMIKKYLTDNKQKYLIDIHAGGMDLLFPHHENEAAQCRCAEHKNLAKYWMHNGFVQVNNEKMSKSLGNSFFIKDALKIVPGEALRFYLMSSHYRANFNYSVNDLFSSKKRLDKIYRLKKRLQGAKKGISDEKFKAEILDALSDDLNTSLALSIVDSMVNSANERLDKNPKDKMKKGEILANLDFVKETLGILYTDENLYFQFGVSETKKAEISDLIAQRDAAKKEKNFALADEIREKLALQNITLMDTPNGTVWEISNETDIK, from the coding sequence ATGGTTATTTTTGATAGTGTTGTTAAAAAAAAGCTTGAATTCATTCCTTTAGAAAATGATTTTGTGCGAATTTACGTTTGCGGACCGACTGTGTATGATGATGCGCATTTAGGACATGCAAAAAGCGCGATTAGCTTTGATTTGCTACGTAGAACTCTTGTAGCGCTCGGTTTTAAAGTAAAATTTGTTAAAAATTTTACCGATATTGACGATAAAATTTTAAAAAAGATGGAAGATAGCGGTAAAAGCCTTAAAGAGATTACGGAATTTTACATTTCAAGGTATTTGGACGATATGAATGCTTTAAATGTGCTTAGGGCCGATATCGAGCCGCGCGCTACAGAGTGCATTGACGAAATTATAGAGTTTGTGGAAGAACTTTTGGATAACGGCGCCGCATATAAGATTCAAGGGGACGGTATTTATTTTGATACGAGCAAAGACAGCGATTATTTAAGTTTAAGCGGTAAAAAAGATAGCGACGAAAACATAGCAAGAGTTGCTTCGAACGCGCAAAAAAAAGATGAAAAAGATTTTGCACTTTGGAAATTTGACGAAAAATATTATAAAGCGAAATTTGGCTGCGGGCGTCCCGGTTGGCATACGGAATGCGTCGTAATGATAAAAAAATATCTTACTGATAATAAACAAAAATATTTAATTGACATTCACGCAGGCGGAATGGATCTTTTATTTCCGCACCACGAAAATGAAGCCGCGCAATGTCGTTGCGCCGAGCATAAAAATCTTGCAAAATACTGGATGCACAACGGTTTTGTGCAAGTTAACAATGAAAAAATGAGTAAAAGTCTAGGGAACAGCTTTTTTATAAAAGATGCCCTTAAAATCGTGCCTGGTGAGGCATTAAGATTTTATTTGATGAGTTCTCATTATAGAGCAAATTTTAATTACAGCGTGAATGATTTATTTTCAAGCAAAAAACGACTCGATAAAATTTATCGTCTTAAAAAACGTTTGCAAGGCGCGAAAAAAGGTATTTCAGATGAAAAATTCAAAGCTGAAATTTTAGACGCTTTAAGTGATGATTTAAATACATCTTTAGCTCTTAGTATAGTTGATTCTATGGTAAATAGTGCTAATGAACGGCTTGATAAAAATCCAAAAGACAAGATGAAAAAAGGTGAAATTTTGGCGAATTTGGATTTTGTAAAAGAGACTCTAGGAATTTTATATACGGATGAAAATTTATATTTTCAATTTGGCGTTAGTGAAACAAAAAAGGCTGAAATTTCTGATTTAATAGCGCAAAGAGATGCTGCAAAAAAAGAAAAAAATTTTGCTCTTGCCGATGAAATCAGGGAAAAACTTGCCTTGCAAAATATCACGCTTATGGATACACCAAACGGCACCGTTTGGGAAATTTCAAATGAAACGGACATAAAATGA